A stretch of Arachis hypogaea cultivar Tifrunner chromosome 15, arahy.Tifrunner.gnm2.J5K5, whole genome shotgun sequence DNA encodes these proteins:
- the LOC112750372 gene encoding probable apyrase 6: MRRSNARNRVASDSNSDNNSKKMMDPAMKLQLRSATTTTTSSPSRPSLFPRHIPKPSTTTTSKSRFACIATLLLTLLLLLTYKIISSKSSPSSSYSSSHQRVRYGIIIDGGSTGTRIHVLRSGGGGGIKERELLDLGSMRVNPGLSSFAKDPEGAGRSISELVEFGKGKVPREKWAHTEIRLMATAGMRLLGPEAQGRILEACRRVLRSSGFKFRDDWASVITGSDEGIYAWVVANYALGTLGGDPLDTTGIIELGGASAQVTFVSRELTQSGSSHIVKFGNTTYNLYSHSFLHYGLNVAHDSWREALVTKNFNMASQSLQEGLRIDPCTPTGYLHNVESWKFSPSSGSDQSQYQPTVQTKGNFSECRSAALMLLQRGKDKCTHQHCDLGSNFIPHLQGRFLATENFFHTSKFFGLGSKAYLSELMSAGQNYCGEDWLRLKKKYISHDEEDLLRYCFSSAYIVAMLHDSLGIALNDERIKVANKVGDIPLDWALGAFILQTTTATDADVQNNHSWGATIFSDESPTLLSVIGIFIILLLTAWSISRWRKPQLKTIYDLEKGRYIITRVGR; this comes from the exons ATGCGACGATCGAATGCACGAAATCGGGTGGCCTCAGATTCCAACAGCGACAATAACAGCAAAAAGATGATGGATCCGGCAATGAAGCTCCAGCTCCGTTCCGCAACCACCACCACAACCTCCTCCCCCAGCCGCCCCAGCCTCTTCCCCCGCCACATCCCCAAACCCTCCACAACCACCACCTCAAAATCACGATTCGCCTGCATCGCAACCCTTCTTTTAACCCTCCTCTTGCTCCTTACCTACAAAATCATTTCCTCAaaatcatcaccatcatcttCTTATTCCTCTTCCCACCAACGGGTACGCTATGGTATAATCATAGACGGTGGGAGCACGGGTACGCGGATCCACGTGTTGCGTAGTGGTGGCGGCGGCGGTATTAAGGAGAGGGAGTTGTTGGATTTGGGGTCGATGAGGGTGAACCCTGGGTTGTCGTCGTTCGCGAAGGATCCAGAAGGTGCGGGGAGGTCCATTTCGGAGCTTGTGGAGTTCGGGAAGGGGAAGGTTCCCAGGGAGAAGTGGGCCCACACCGAGATTAGGCTCATGGCCACCGCTGGGATGAGGTTGTTGGGCCCTGAGGCCCAAGGGAGGATACTGGAGGCTTGTAGGAGGGTCCTCCGTAGCTCCGGTTTCAAGTTTAGGGACGATTGGGCCTCTGTCATAACAG GCTCTGATGAAGGAATCTATGCTTGGGTTGTTGCTAATTATGCACTTGGCACTCTTGGAGGTGATCCCTTGGATACAACTGGGATTATTGAACTTGGTGGGGCATCTGCTCAG GTGACCTTTGTATCTAGAGAACTGACACAATCTGGGTCCTCACACATTGTTAAATTTGGGAACACCACTTACAATCTTTACAGCCACAGCTTTCTACATTATGGCCTG AATGTTGCTCATGACTCATGGAGAGAAGCacttgtaacaaaaaattttaacatgg CTTCTCAATCTCTTCAGGAGGGGTTGCGAATAGATCCTTGTACTCCTACTGGGTACTTGCATAATGTTGAGTCATGGAAGTTCTCTCCTAGCTCAGGGAGTGATCAAAGCCAATATCAGCCAACTGTTCAAACGAAAGGGAACTTTTCAGAGTGCAGATCTGCAGCATTGATGCTATTACAAAGAGGAAAAG ATAAGTGTACCCATCAGCATTGTGACTTAGGATCAAATTTCATACCTCACCTTCAAGGGAGATTCTTGGCCACAGAAAATTTCTTTCACACCTCAAAG TTTTTTGGATTGGGGTCAAAGGCATATCTGTCCGAGTTGATGAGTGCTGGGCAAAATTACTGTGGGGAGGATTGGTTAAGGCTAAAGAAAAAATACATTTCTCATGATGAGGAAGATTTACTTCGATATTGCTTCTCTTCAGCATACATTGTTGCTATGCTTCATGACAGTCTTGGCATTGCTTTGAATGATGAAAG GATCAAGGTTGCTAATAAGGTTGGAGATATTCCCCTTGATTGGGCTTTGGGAGCTTTTATTCTCCAAACCACCACTGCCACTGATGCAGACGTACAGAACAATCATAGCTGGGGTGCCACCATTTTCAGTGATGAATCACCTACTCTCCTCTCAGTAATTGGAATTTTTATAATACTGCTGTTAACAGCTTGGTCAATATCCAGGTGGAGGAAACCTCAGTTGAAGACAATTTACGATCTAGAAAAAGGGAGATATATAATTACGCGAGTTGGTAGATAA
- the LOC112750371 gene encoding PHD finger protein MALE STERILITY 1: MLNVDVIGNKKRKRCGRVFRFKNFGEPGYPVMFTGPFRENVNALLEYANLESNLGMGMPMWSFQLEVHHHPPLHIFLFVIEEPIEASLNRHCKHCQYVGWGHHFICNKKYHFVLPSKEALATCSSCEGCCDAIATMNNNNNNNNNNGKSKLIELQGHMMHGVFHSNGFGHLLCVNGLETGSNLAGNQIMDFWNRLCIGLQARKVSLNDTAQKRGMELRLINGIAYSEPWFGRWGYKFGRGSFGVTQSMYQKAIEAIRSMPLYLLIHHIGANNFNHHEVPVIFSRYQTLSGQSLVTLGDLFRYMLELKSRLPRETRVIGNNNYTCSYNNTSSTSASALVESNNNCRWSPKRIEMATRVIVEALKRTEFRWISRQEVRDAARAYIGDTGLLDFVLKSLGNHVVGNYLVRRSLNPVTKVLEYCLEDISNHVYHNCNEGSLAINNSNSNNNNKIKDKYKISRAQLMKDMLYLYKYILIDPKPMMGLEFLSAIPLAARIILDTKFLVKDYSGEVPTFGVELGSDGKLNLYCTILLRNNSCIDEEFLSKAMPPYECITLGSNATINELKLEVERNFREIYWGLRGFVVESIGNFSANNIISNNGKDMVLGLIEVMGGKIVLEGWIGEIIGMMNNNMMIGQMCENDPKNGIVECTCGTKEDDGERLVCCDICETWQHTRCVRIPNDEEIPHIFLCKRCEQEIVMFPSLP, encoded by the exons ATGTTAAATGTTGATGTGATTGGGAACAAGAAAAGGAAGAGATGTGGGAGGGTTTTCAGGTTCAAGAACTTCGGCGAACCGGGTTACCCAGTTATGTTTACTGGTCCATTTCGTGAGAATGTGAATGCACTTCTTGAATATGCGAATTTGGAGAGTAACTTGGGAATGGGAATGCCAATGTGGTCTTTTCAGCTTGAAGTTCATCACCACCCTCCTTTGCATATTTTCTTGTTTGTGATTGAAGAACCAATTGAAGCTTCTTTGAATCGCCACTGCAAGCATTGTCAATATGTTG GATGGGGCCACCATTTCATTTGCAACAAGAAGTATCATTTCGTATTACCCTCGAAGGAGGCATTGGCTACATGCTCGAGCTGTGAAGGGTGCTGTGATGCTATTGCCACaatgaacaacaacaacaacaacaataataataatggtaagTCCAAATTAATAGAATTACAGGGCCATATGATGCATGGTGTTTTTCACTCTAATGGATTCGGCCATTTGCTATGTGTCAATGGCTTGGAAACCGGTTCCAATTTGGCTGGCAACCAGATCATGGACTTTTGGAATCGTTTGTGCATTGGATTGCAAGCAAG GAAAGTGAGTTTGAATGACACTGCACAGAAAAGAGGCATGGAACTTAGACTTATAAATGGAATAGCATATAGTGAGCCATGGTTTGGTCGCTGGGGCTACAAATTTGGAAGAGGTTCCTTTGGTGTGACACAATCCATGTACCAAAAAGCCATAGAAGCAATAAGGAGCATGCCACTCTACTTGCTCATACACCACATTGGCGCCAACAATTTCAACCACCACGAAGTGCCCGTCATTTTCTCACGCTACCAAACCCTGTCCGGCCAATCGCTAGTCACACTCGGCGACTTATTTCGCTACATGCTCGAGCTAAAGTCGCGCCTCCCGCGGGAGACGCGAGTTATTGGTAACAATAATTATACTTGTTCCTACAACAACACTAGTAGTACTAGTGCCAGTGCATTGGTTGAGTCCAATAATAATTGCCGTTGGTCACCTAAGAGGATTGAAATGGCAACAAGGGTAATTGTTGAGGCATTGAAGAGAACAGAGTTTAGATGGATTTCAAGACAAGAAGTTAGGGATGCCGCACGTGCTTACATTGGTGACACTGGTTTATTGGATTTTGTGCTAAAGTCACTAGGGAATCATGTTGTTGGGAACTACTTGGTACGTAGGAGCTTAAATCCTGTTACCAAAGTTTTGGAGTATTGCTTAGAAGACATTTCCAATCATGTTTACCATAATTGCAATGAAGGTAGTTTGGCCATCAATAATAGTaatagtaacaataataataaaattaaggaTAAGTACAAGATTTCAAGGGCTCAACTTATGAAGGACATGCTTTATTTGTATAAGTACATCCTAATTGACCCTAAACCAATGATGGGGTTGGAGTTTCTCTCAGCCATACCGTTGGCGGCTAGGATAATTCTCGACACCAAGTTTCTCGTCAAAGACTACTCTGGCGAGGTTCCCACTTTTGGAGTTGAGTTAGGCTCGGATGGAAAACTGAACCTTTATTGCACAATTTTGTTGAGGAACAATTCATGCATTGATGAGGAGTTCTTGAGTAAGGCTATGCCACCCTATGAGTGCATCACTTTGGGTAGCAATGCTACAATCAATGAATTGAAGTTAGAAGTTGAGAGGAATTTTAGGGAAATTTATTGGGGATTAAGGGGATTTGTGGTAGAATCAATTGGGAATTTTAGTGCCAATAATATTATTAGTAATAATGGGAAAGATATGGTTTTGGGGCTAATTGAAGTGATGGGTGGGAAAATAGTGTTAGAGGGTTGGATTGGTGAAATAATTGGAATGATGAATAACAACATGATGATTGGCCAAATGTGTGAGAATGATCCAAAGAATGGGATTGTGGAGTGCACTTGTGGAACAAAAGAAGATGATGGAGAGAGGTTGGTGTGTTGTGATATTTGTGAAACTTGGCAGCATACAAGGTGTGTTCGAATTCCAAATGATGAAGAAATTCCTCACATTTTTCTTTGCAAAAGGTGTGAGCAAGAAATTGTTATGTTCCCTTCATTgccataa